From a region of the Bradyrhizobium sp. KBS0727 genome:
- the secE gene encoding preprotein translocase subunit SecE, whose protein sequence is MAFSPFKFLQEVRSETAKVTWPTRRETTITTIMVFVMVALASIFFFASDQIIRYVVTLLLGVH, encoded by the coding sequence ATGGCTTTCAGCCCGTTCAAATTCCTGCAGGAAGTACGCTCGGAGACCGCCAAGGTCACCTGGCCGACGCGCCGCGAGACCACGATCACCACGATCATGGTGTTCGTGATGGTGGCGCTGGCTTCGATCTTCTTCTTCGCCTCGGATCAGATCATTCGTTATGTCGTCACCTTGCTGCTGGGCGTCCACTGA
- the nusG gene encoding transcription termination/antitermination protein NusG, whose translation MDKRWYIVHAYSNFEKKVSESIREQAKQRGLEELFEQVLVPTEKVTEVRRGRKIDAERKFFPGYVLVKMKLTDEAFHLIKNTPKVTGFLGAENKPMPISEAEAMRILHQVQEGVERPKASVSFEIGENVRVADGPFASFSGVVEEIDEARSRVKVAVSIFGRATPVELEFGQVEKV comes from the coding sequence ATGGACAAGCGCTGGTATATCGTTCACGCCTATTCGAACTTCGAAAAGAAGGTCTCGGAATCGATCCGCGAGCAGGCCAAGCAGCGCGGGCTCGAGGAGCTGTTCGAGCAGGTGCTGGTGCCGACCGAGAAGGTCACCGAGGTGCGCCGCGGTCGCAAGATCGATGCCGAGCGCAAGTTCTTCCCGGGCTACGTGCTAGTGAAGATGAAACTGACCGACGAGGCGTTTCATCTCATCAAGAACACCCCGAAGGTGACCGGCTTCCTCGGCGCCGAAAACAAGCCGATGCCGATCTCGGAAGCCGAAGCGATGCGGATCCTGCACCAGGTGCAGGAAGGCGTCGAGCGTCCGAAGGCGTCGGTGTCGTTCGAAATCGGCGAGAACGTCCGCGTGGCCGATGGCCCGTTCGCGTCGTTCTCCGGCGTGGTTGAGGAAATTGACGAGGCGCGTTCGCGCGTGAAGGTCGCGGTGTCGATCTTCGGCCGTGCCACCCCCGTCGAACTGGAATTCGGTCAGGTCGAGAAGGTCTGA
- a CDS encoding metallophosphoesterase → MPEFRVSQISDTHLTRCLRKLTENFQRVSERIDATRPDIIVNTGDLAFDAPTNRDDLAFAKALHDELPVACRYLPGNHDIGDNPTEFGPPSEPPVTEENRQYFVSVIGEDRWSFDAAGWRFIGLNSMVMNSGLACEAEQFDWLTSQLAATGSKPVALFLHKPLYLNTPDDLELAATSFRYVPKPARRRLIELLDAVDLRLVASGHIHQRRDFTRGHVRHIWAPPTGFIIPDVRQERIGIKEVGLVEYRFEPHGFDVSHVRAQGQIDIKSLSLPIWTAYHARKIYASYRRRTSRSENAH, encoded by the coding sequence ATGCCCGAATTTCGCGTGAGCCAGATTTCCGATACCCATCTTACCCGTTGCTTGCGAAAACTAACCGAGAATTTTCAGCGCGTGAGTGAACGCATCGATGCGACGCGCCCCGATATCATCGTCAACACCGGCGATCTGGCCTTCGACGCCCCGACCAATCGCGATGACCTCGCATTCGCCAAGGCGCTGCACGATGAGCTGCCCGTTGCCTGCCGCTATTTGCCTGGCAACCACGATATCGGCGACAATCCAACCGAGTTTGGACCACCTTCGGAGCCGCCAGTCACCGAAGAGAACCGGCAGTACTTTGTTTCCGTGATCGGCGAAGACCGCTGGAGCTTCGATGCCGCTGGATGGCGGTTTATCGGGCTGAATTCGATGGTGATGAATTCAGGCCTTGCTTGCGAGGCCGAGCAATTCGATTGGCTCACCTCCCAACTGGCCGCGACCGGCAGCAAGCCGGTCGCGTTGTTTCTGCACAAGCCGCTTTATCTGAATACGCCTGACGATCTGGAGTTGGCGGCGACCTCGTTTCGCTACGTTCCAAAGCCTGCGCGACGACGTCTGATCGAGCTGTTGGATGCCGTCGATCTGCGCCTCGTCGCCAGCGGCCACATCCACCAGCGCCGCGACTTCACCCGTGGTCACGTCAGGCATATCTGGGCGCCGCCGACGGGCTTCATCATTCCCGACGTGAGGCAGGAACGGATCGGCATCAAGGAGGTCGGGCTGGTGGAGTATCGTTTCGAGCCCCACGGTTTTGATGTCAGTCACGTCCGTGCGCAGGGGCAAATCGATATCAAATCGCTCTCTCTACCGATCTGGACTGCCTACCACGCTCGGAAAATCTACGCATCATATCGGAGGCGGACGAGCCGGTCCGAGAATGCTCACTGA
- a CDS encoding SDR family NAD(P)-dependent oxidoreductase: protein MGRLEGKSVIITGAGSGIGRAASVLFAKEGARLVIVDRAEGVKETAKLVGDAGGTVEAVMADAGSEADVKAFIDKAVSKYGRLDAIWANAGVSGGLVPIPEQTVEHWQEVLRINLIGPFLAIKHSMPHMIKQKSGSIVCTASVAGLKAGASGHPYGASKAGVISLVQTTAYSLSGTGVRINAVCPGLIETGMTKPVFDRAKERGTQDKIGQLNPLKRPGQPHELAAMGLFLASDDASYVNGQAIPVDGGLTASMPYAGKPI, encoded by the coding sequence ATGGGCCGCCTCGAAGGCAAATCCGTCATCATCACCGGCGCTGGAAGCGGCATCGGGCGCGCGGCCTCGGTATTGTTCGCCAAGGAAGGCGCCAGGCTCGTTATCGTCGATCGCGCCGAAGGCGTGAAGGAAACCGCCAAGCTGGTCGGCGATGCCGGCGGCACCGTCGAGGCCGTGATGGCGGATGCGGGTTCGGAAGCCGACGTGAAGGCCTTCATCGACAAGGCGGTGTCGAAATACGGCAGGCTCGATGCGATCTGGGCCAATGCCGGCGTCTCCGGCGGGCTGGTGCCGATCCCCGAACAGACCGTCGAGCACTGGCAGGAAGTGCTGCGCATCAACCTGATCGGACCGTTCCTCGCGATCAAGCATTCGATGCCGCACATGATCAAGCAGAAGTCCGGCTCGATCGTCTGCACCGCTTCCGTCGCGGGCCTCAAGGCCGGCGCCAGCGGACACCCCTACGGCGCCAGCAAGGCCGGCGTCATCAGCCTGGTGCAGACCACCGCCTATTCGCTGTCCGGCACCGGCGTGCGCATCAACGCGGTGTGCCCGGGCCTGATCGAGACCGGCATGACCAAGCCGGTGTTCGACCGCGCCAAGGAACGCGGCACGCAGGACAAGATCGGTCAGCTCAATCCGCTGAAGCGGCCCGGCCAGCCGCATGAACTCGCGGCGATGGGCCTGTTCCTGGCGAGCGACGACGCCTCCTACGTCAACGGCCAGGCGATCCCTGTCGACGGCGGCCTCACCGCCTCGATGCCGTATGCGGGGAAGCCGATCTGA
- a CDS encoding histidine phosphatase family protein: MSNTDKSVAAPKSGVVTTRWWWVRHAPVREDNGCIYGQKDLGCDTSDRVVFDAVGKILPRNAVWYASTLKRTHQTADAIWAAGFPKPSEMPQVKDFAEQHLGEWQGMNRAAFLASRPAGSHWFAAIDEAAPGGESFMDLYNRTCGAIDRINAEQAGRDVIVVAHGGTIKAAVGLALGGQPEKGLVFDIDNCSVTRLDHIASAGHDGWRLPMVNQQPWIADASHNAMHQPAGPEIAPTKLA, from the coding sequence ATGTCCAATACCGACAAATCAGTTGCGGCTCCGAAATCAGGGGTGGTCACGACGCGATGGTGGTGGGTCCGCCATGCGCCGGTCCGCGAGGACAACGGCTGCATCTACGGCCAGAAGGATCTCGGTTGCGACACCAGCGATCGCGTGGTGTTCGACGCGGTCGGCAAGATCCTGCCGCGCAATGCGGTCTGGTATGCAAGCACGCTGAAGCGCACGCATCAAACCGCCGACGCGATCTGGGCCGCGGGTTTCCCCAAGCCGTCCGAGATGCCGCAGGTGAAAGACTTCGCCGAGCAGCATCTCGGCGAGTGGCAGGGCATGAACCGCGCCGCGTTCCTGGCGAGCCGCCCGGCCGGCAGCCACTGGTTTGCCGCGATCGACGAAGCCGCACCCGGCGGCGAGAGTTTCATGGATCTCTATAACCGCACCTGCGGCGCGATCGACCGCATCAATGCCGAGCAGGCGGGCAGGGACGTCATCGTCGTTGCGCATGGCGGAACGATCAAGGCCGCGGTCGGTCTTGCGCTCGGCGGTCAGCCTGAAAAGGGTCTCGTGTTCGACATCGATAATTGTTCGGTGACGCGGCTCGATCATATCGCGAGCGCCGGCCACGATGGCTGGCGGCTGCCGATGGTCAACCAGCAGCCATGGATCGCGGACGCCTCGCACAACGCCATGCACCAGCCGGCGGGACCGGAGATCGCGCCGACCAAGCTCGCCTGA
- a CDS encoding DMT family transporter: MPLSPNLRGSLLMAVAMAGFTMNDSITKLTSSQMNFGQVMLVRGLFAIVLIGALAIHQGAIRPLRTLFVKSVALRIVGEVGGTVSFLAAITHLPLANTSAILQALPLTITLGAAVAFGEPVGWRRWSAITAGFVGVLIIVRPGVAGFNQFTLLALVSVLFCSLRDLATKRIPSHIPSLFITLLTTVTVTTAGAVILVPLGGWTPPSAHSVGLLALAAVLVLVGYQCVIMALRSGDISAIAPFRYTALLWALLLGYLVFGDVPDTMMATGASIIVASGLYAFYRERIRHREVAASASGLPPDGL, encoded by the coding sequence TTGCCGCTCTCTCCGAATCTGCGCGGAAGCCTGTTGATGGCGGTTGCCATGGCCGGCTTCACCATGAACGACTCCATCACCAAGCTGACGTCGTCGCAGATGAACTTCGGCCAGGTAATGCTGGTGCGCGGCCTATTCGCGATCGTGCTGATCGGCGCACTCGCGATCCATCAGGGCGCCATCCGTCCGCTGCGAACGCTGTTCGTCAAATCGGTGGCGCTGCGCATCGTCGGCGAGGTCGGCGGCACCGTATCGTTCCTGGCGGCGATCACGCATCTTCCGCTCGCCAACACGTCGGCGATCCTGCAAGCGTTGCCGCTGACCATCACGCTGGGTGCTGCGGTTGCGTTCGGTGAGCCGGTCGGCTGGCGGCGCTGGTCGGCGATCACGGCCGGCTTCGTCGGCGTCCTCATCATCGTCCGGCCGGGCGTCGCCGGCTTCAACCAGTTCACGCTGCTGGCGCTAGTGTCGGTGTTGTTCTGTTCGTTGCGCGACCTCGCCACCAAGCGTATTCCTTCGCACATCCCGTCGCTGTTCATCACGCTGTTGACGACGGTGACGGTGACGACCGCGGGCGCCGTCATTCTCGTTCCGCTAGGCGGCTGGACACCGCCCTCGGCGCACTCGGTCGGCCTGCTGGCGCTCGCCGCGGTGCTGGTGCTGGTCGGCTATCAATGCGTCATCATGGCGCTGCGGTCGGGCGATATCTCGGCGATCGCGCCGTTTCGATATACCGCGCTGCTATGGGCCCTGCTGCTCGGCTATCTCGTGTTCGGCGACGTGCCCGACACCATGATGGCAACGGGCGCGTCGATCATCGTCGCGTCTGGCCTCTACGCCTTCTACCGCGAGCGCATCCGTCACCGCGAAGTGGCGGCCAGCGCCTCCGGCCTGCCGCCGGATGGGCTGTGA
- a CDS encoding SDR family NAD(P)-dependent oxidoreductase, whose translation MTLFDMSGKVAVITGSTRGIGRAIAERMAEHGAKVVISSRKQDVCDQVAKEINDKFGKGTAVAIAANISSKENLQNLVNESKRAFGKIDVLVCNAASNPYYGPLGGISDDQFRKILDNNIVANNWLISMVVPDMIERKDGSIVIVSSIGGLKGSTVLGAYAISKAADMQLARNLACEYGKHNIRVNCIAPGLIKTDFAKALWDNPDTLKASTARSPLLRIGVPDEIAGAAVLMGSKAGDFMTGQTIVIDGGATIS comes from the coding sequence ATGACCTTGTTCGATATGTCGGGAAAAGTTGCCGTCATCACCGGCTCGACCCGCGGCATCGGCCGCGCCATCGCCGAGCGGATGGCCGAGCACGGCGCCAAGGTCGTGATCTCCTCGCGCAAGCAGGACGTCTGCGATCAGGTCGCCAAGGAGATCAACGACAAGTTCGGCAAGGGAACGGCGGTCGCGATCGCGGCCAATATTTCCAGCAAGGAAAACCTGCAAAACCTCGTCAACGAATCCAAGCGTGCCTTCGGCAAGATCGACGTGCTGGTCTGCAATGCGGCGTCCAATCCTTACTACGGACCGCTCGGCGGCATTTCGGACGATCAGTTCCGCAAGATTCTCGACAACAACATCGTTGCCAACAACTGGCTCATCAGCATGGTCGTGCCTGACATGATCGAGCGCAAGGACGGCTCGATCGTGATCGTGTCCTCGATCGGAGGCCTCAAGGGCTCGACCGTGCTCGGCGCCTACGCGATTTCGAAGGCGGCTGACATGCAGCTCGCGCGCAACCTCGCTTGCGAATACGGCAAGCACAATATCCGCGTGAACTGCATCGCGCCGGGCCTGATCAAGACCGATTTCGCCAAGGCGCTGTGGGACAATCCGGATACCCTGAAGGCGTCGACGGCGCGTTCGCCGCTGCTCCGCATCGGCGTTCCCGACGAGATCGCGGGTGCGGCGGTGTTGATGGGATCGAAGGCCGGCGACTTCATGACCGGCCAGACCATCGTGATCGATGGTGGGGCGACGATTAGCTGA
- a CDS encoding MBL fold metallo-hydrolase, whose translation MVADGATATRRCILAGIAATLALAYSIYGSAAAEEKPAVSNDVIVTLLGTGGPEPTPARFGPATLVQAGGLNLLFDAGRGVTVRLYQLGISSGKGIDAVFLTHYHSDHVAGLPDLWMTGYMFGPFGSRAKPMRLWGPSDGTTAPSGVARIAKGLAEAFSEDTRIRHADEHITTAATQIEVHDFQGDRVVFDEAGVKVSAFAVNHGDLIKPSVGYRIDYGPRSVTVSGNTKLDENLIKHAAGSDLLIHEVFAMSAQLAKLPQMKPVADHHTSPEEAGMVFSRVKPKLAAYSHILLLATEVRELVSRTQSTYQGPLEIGEDLMRFTIGESVVAKKWHPELRKYLD comes from the coding sequence ATGGTGGCAGATGGCGCGACGGCGACGCGGCGGTGCATTTTGGCGGGTATCGCGGCAACTTTGGCGCTGGCCTATTCGATCTATGGCAGCGCGGCGGCTGAAGAAAAGCCGGCGGTCTCCAACGATGTCATTGTGACGCTGCTCGGTACGGGTGGCCCCGAACCGACCCCCGCGCGTTTCGGGCCAGCAACGCTCGTTCAAGCCGGCGGACTAAATCTGCTATTCGACGCCGGCCGCGGAGTGACGGTGCGCCTCTATCAATTGGGGATATCGTCCGGCAAAGGCATCGATGCCGTTTTTCTCACCCATTATCATTCAGACCATGTCGCAGGACTGCCTGATCTATGGATGACCGGGTATATGTTCGGGCCGTTTGGATCGCGTGCCAAACCGATGAGACTGTGGGGTCCATCGGACGGGACAACCGCGCCAAGCGGCGTGGCGAGGATTGCCAAAGGCCTTGCTGAGGCATTCTCCGAAGACACCCGCATCCGTCATGCCGACGAACACATCACGACCGCCGCCACACAAATCGAGGTGCACGATTTCCAGGGCGACCGCGTGGTATTCGACGAGGCGGGCGTCAAGGTCAGCGCCTTTGCTGTTAATCACGGCGACCTGATCAAGCCATCGGTGGGCTATCGGATCGACTACGGTCCGCGATCGGTAACGGTTTCCGGCAACACGAAGCTTGACGAAAACCTGATCAAGCATGCGGCCGGAAGCGATCTCTTGATCCACGAAGTTTTTGCGATGTCGGCGCAACTGGCAAAGTTGCCGCAGATGAAGCCGGTCGCCGACCATCATACCTCGCCCGAGGAAGCCGGCATGGTTTTTTCGCGCGTAAAGCCAAAACTCGCCGCCTATTCGCACATCTTGCTTCTTGCAACGGAGGTACGCGAGCTCGTATCGCGGACACAAAGCACCTATCAGGGCCCGTTGGAGATCGGGGAAGACCTCATGCGCTTCACGATCGGTGAGAGCGTGGTCGCAAAAAAATGGCACCCGGAACTTCGAAAGTATTTGGACTAG
- a CDS encoding phosphotransferase family protein has product MADGVRKDEEFSGTKEVEERHRIDEKRLDAWMKENVEGYQGPLTVLQFKGGQSNPTYKIETPSRSYVMRRKPFGKLLPSAHAVDREFRVIAALGKQGFPVAKAYALCTDDGVIGAAFYIMSMEEGRVFWDPSLPSQTPENRRKIFTSKIETLAKLHVYDPEKIGLGDFGKPGNYFARQVDRWTKQYRASETQHIPEFEKLAEWLPKTVPAQARASVVHGDYRLDNMIFHATEPRVQAVLDWELSTLGDPMADFTYLLMQWTMPGLANSDLKALNIPSLEEAAQIYCNVTGSAVPDLNWYFAYNLFRLAGITQGIAGRVRDGTAANAKALESAARTVPLSKDAWKYAQMAGAT; this is encoded by the coding sequence GTGGCCGACGGCGTCAGGAAAGACGAAGAGTTTTCAGGCACCAAGGAAGTCGAGGAGCGTCATCGCATCGATGAAAAGCGCCTCGACGCCTGGATGAAGGAAAATGTCGAAGGCTATCAGGGGCCGCTGACCGTCCTGCAATTCAAGGGCGGCCAGTCCAATCCGACCTACAAGATCGAGACGCCATCGCGTTCCTACGTGATGCGCCGCAAGCCGTTCGGCAAACTGCTGCCGTCGGCGCACGCGGTCGATCGCGAGTTCCGCGTCATCGCCGCGCTCGGCAAGCAGGGCTTTCCGGTCGCGAAGGCCTATGCGCTGTGCACCGATGACGGCGTGATCGGCGCCGCCTTCTACATCATGTCGATGGAAGAGGGCCGGGTGTTCTGGGATCCGTCGCTGCCGAGCCAGACGCCGGAAAACCGCCGCAAGATATTTACCAGCAAGATCGAGACGCTCGCCAAACTCCACGTCTACGATCCCGAGAAAATCGGGCTCGGCGATTTCGGCAAGCCCGGCAATTATTTCGCGCGCCAGGTCGATCGCTGGACCAAGCAATACCGCGCCTCCGAGACCCAGCACATTCCGGAATTCGAAAAACTCGCCGAGTGGCTGCCGAAGACCGTGCCGGCGCAGGCGCGCGCCTCGGTGGTCCACGGCGACTACCGCCTCGACAATATGATTTTCCACGCCACGGAACCGCGCGTGCAGGCGGTGCTTGATTGGGAGCTGTCGACGCTCGGCGATCCCATGGCCGACTTCACCTATCTGTTGATGCAGTGGACCATGCCGGGCCTGGCCAATTCCGATCTCAAGGCGCTCAACATTCCGAGCCTGGAAGAGGCCGCGCAGATCTACTGCAACGTCACCGGCAGCGCCGTTCCCGACCTGAACTGGTACTTCGCCTACAACCTGTTCCGTCTGGCCGGCATCACCCAGGGCATTGCCGGGCGCGTTCGCGACGGCACCGCGGCCAACGCCAAGGCGCTGGAGTCGGCGGCGCGCACCGTGCCGCTGTCGAAGGACGCCTGGAAATACGCGCAGATGGCCGGCGCGACATGA
- a CDS encoding helix-turn-helix domain-containing protein, which translates to MSGEVHIFNILLQPAALNRLVGIDMTSLVNEGIAAPDVLGKRALLLSDAVRSAADFATRVAAAERWFGMMLDNSSAQDGIGHTSRLMLATRGRVRIDALVKQSGLSARHFQRRFTSQVGLSPKLYARTIRFDAALTAHRIEPMKSWTRIVHEAGYFDQAHFDRECHTLVGVGPSQFVGEWENILSPDG; encoded by the coding sequence ATGTCGGGTGAAGTCCATATCTTCAACATTCTGCTTCAACCCGCTGCCCTCAACCGCCTAGTCGGCATCGATATGACGTCGCTCGTCAACGAAGGCATCGCGGCCCCCGACGTTCTTGGCAAACGCGCGTTGTTGCTAAGTGACGCCGTACGTTCGGCTGCGGACTTTGCCACGCGCGTAGCCGCGGCAGAACGTTGGTTCGGCATGATGCTGGATAACAGTTCAGCGCAGGATGGGATCGGCCACACGTCCCGCCTGATGCTGGCAACGCGGGGGCGTGTTCGTATCGACGCCCTTGTGAAGCAATCCGGCCTTAGCGCACGCCATTTTCAACGCCGTTTTACGTCACAAGTGGGCCTTTCTCCCAAACTTTATGCGCGAACGATCAGGTTCGACGCGGCCTTGACGGCCCATCGCATCGAACCGATGAAGTCGTGGACCCGGATTGTCCACGAGGCCGGATATTTTGATCAGGCGCATTTCGATCGCGAATGCCACACTTTGGTTGGCGTTGGACCAAGCCAGTTTGTCGGCGAATGGGAAAACATTCTTTCCCCGGATGGCTGA
- a CDS encoding acyl-CoA dehydrogenase family protein, whose protein sequence is MDFNMSDRQKEWLERVQAFMKTHVRPAVPIYDKQDAEGPRWKVIPILEDLKKKAKAEGLWNMFMPPSSHEDDEFHGAGLTNLEYALLSEEMGRIAWASEVFNCSAPDTGNMEVFIRYGTKEQKKKWLRPLMDGEIRSAFLMTEPAVASSDATNIETRIEKDGDHYVINGRKWWSSGVGDPRCKIAILMGKTDPKAAKHQAQSQILVPLDTPGIKVEKMLPVFGYDDAPHGHAQVLLENVRVPKENILLGEGRGFEIAQGRLGPGRIHHCMRTIGKAEEALEKMVKRLASRTAFGKRIIEHSIWEQRIGEARADIEMNRLLCLKAADMMDKVGNKTAQAEIAMIKVTAPNMALKIIDNAIQAYGGGGVSDEAGLAKDYAHIRTLRLADGPDEVHNRAIARLELRKYAN, encoded by the coding sequence ATGGACTTCAATATGTCAGACCGCCAGAAAGAATGGCTCGAGCGCGTGCAGGCGTTCATGAAGACGCATGTCCGTCCCGCGGTGCCGATCTACGACAAGCAGGACGCGGAGGGGCCGCGCTGGAAGGTGATCCCGATCCTCGAAGACCTGAAAAAGAAGGCGAAGGCCGAAGGCCTCTGGAACATGTTCATGCCGCCGTCCTCGCATGAGGACGATGAATTCCACGGCGCGGGATTGACCAACCTCGAATATGCGCTGCTGTCGGAAGAGATGGGGCGTATCGCCTGGGCCTCGGAAGTCTTCAACTGCTCCGCACCCGATACCGGCAACATGGAAGTCTTCATCCGCTACGGCACCAAGGAGCAAAAGAAGAAATGGCTGCGTCCGCTGATGGACGGCGAGATCCGCTCCGCCTTCCTGATGACGGAACCTGCCGTGGCCTCGTCGGACGCGACCAACATCGAGACGCGGATCGAGAAGGACGGCGACCATTACGTCATCAACGGCCGCAAGTGGTGGTCGTCGGGCGTCGGCGACCCCCGTTGCAAGATCGCGATCCTGATGGGCAAGACCGATCCGAAGGCGGCCAAGCACCAGGCGCAGTCGCAGATCCTGGTTCCGCTCGACACCCCCGGCATCAAGGTCGAAAAGATGTTGCCGGTGTTCGGCTATGACGATGCGCCGCACGGCCATGCCCAGGTACTGCTGGAAAACGTCCGCGTTCCCAAGGAAAACATCCTGCTCGGCGAGGGCCGCGGCTTCGAGATCGCACAGGGCCGTCTCGGTCCGGGCCGCATCCATCACTGCATGCGCACCATCGGCAAGGCCGAGGAGGCGCTGGAGAAGATGGTGAAGCGGCTGGCGTCGCGTACCGCCTTCGGCAAGCGGATCATCGAGCATTCGATCTGGGAACAACGGATCGGCGAAGCGCGCGCCGATATCGAGATGAACCGCCTGCTGTGCCTCAAGGCCGCCGACATGATGGACAAGGTCGGCAACAAGACCGCGCAGGCCGAGATCGCGATGATCAAGGTCACAGCCCCCAACATGGCGCTGAAGATCATCGACAACGCCATCCAGGCCTATGGCGGCGGCGGCGTTTCCGACGAAGCCGGGCTGGCAAAGGACTATGCCCATATCCGCACGCTCCGGTTGGCGGATGGTCCGGACGAGGTGCACAATCGCGCCATTGCCAGACTTGAACTTCGGAAGTATGCAAACTGA
- a CDS encoding serine hydrolase, whose product MNAQTAARPTSAPQTPSLPHAKPETLGLSATRLQRMSDAFKREVDKGTLPGATVMVARRGQIGWFDAIGRQNPATSAPMAHHSLFRIFSMTKPIVSIGIMMLVEDGHFILGDPVAKFIPEFADQKVGVENNGKLDLVPVKRQMTVQDLLRHTSGLTYDHTGNGLVQQLYQQSRLRSRKISNTEHATMIAGMPLVCQPGEAWNYSRSTDVLGRIIEVVSGKSLSAFLTERILAPLQMAETAFHTPEANAGRLAEPFPTDPWTGEKVQLFNMLEKPVMESGGGGLVSTTMDYARFSQMLLNGGSLDGIRIVGRKTLELMASNHLGPHVKVDSPLMPAGHGFGLGFAVRTDEGMAPFSGSRGQFFWSGMAGTFFFIDPAEQLFCVFMMQGPGQREYLRAVLRDLVYAAVE is encoded by the coding sequence ATGAACGCGCAGACCGCCGCCCGGCCAACATCCGCCCCGCAGACCCCCTCCCTGCCCCACGCCAAGCCGGAAACGCTCGGGCTCTCGGCCACGCGCCTGCAGCGGATGTCGGACGCCTTCAAGCGCGAGGTCGACAAGGGAACCCTGCCCGGCGCGACGGTCATGGTGGCGCGGCGCGGCCAGATCGGCTGGTTCGATGCGATCGGCCGGCAGAATCCGGCGACCTCGGCGCCGATGGCGCATCACAGCCTGTTCCGCATCTTCTCGATGACCAAGCCGATCGTCTCGATCGGCATCATGATGCTGGTCGAGGACGGCCACTTCATCCTGGGCGACCCCGTCGCCAAGTTCATTCCGGAATTCGCCGACCAGAAGGTCGGCGTCGAGAACAACGGCAAGCTCGACCTCGTGCCGGTGAAGCGGCAGATGACGGTCCAGGACCTGCTGCGGCACACCTCGGGTCTCACTTACGACCACACCGGCAACGGCCTGGTCCAGCAACTCTACCAGCAGTCGCGGCTGCGCAGCCGCAAGATCAGCAATACCGAGCACGCCACCATGATCGCCGGCATGCCGCTGGTCTGCCAACCCGGCGAGGCCTGGAACTACAGCCGCTCCACCGATGTGCTCGGCCGCATCATCGAGGTCGTCTCCGGCAAATCGCTCAGCGCATTCCTGACCGAGCGCATCCTGGCGCCGTTGCAGATGGCCGAGACCGCGTTCCACACGCCTGAAGCCAACGCCGGCCGCCTCGCCGAACCGTTCCCGACCGATCCCTGGACCGGCGAGAAGGTGCAGCTCTTCAACATGCTTGAGAAGCCGGTAATGGAATCCGGCGGCGGCGGGCTGGTCTCGACCACGATGGACTATGCGCGCTTCAGCCAGATGCTGCTCAACGGCGGCTCGCTCGACGGTATCAGGATCGTCGGCCGCAAGACGCTGGAACTGATGGCGTCGAACCATCTCGGCCCCCACGTCAAGGTCGACTCGCCGTTGATGCCGGCCGGTCACGGCTTCGGCCTCGGCTTCGCCGTTCGTACCGACGAAGGCATGGCGCCGTTCTCCGGCTCGCGCGGTCAGTTCTTCTGGAGCGGGATGGCCGGAACGTTCTTCTTCATCGATCCCGCCGAACAGCTGTTTTGCGTGTTCATGATGCAGGGCCCCGGCCAACGCGAGTACCTCCGCGCGGTGCTGCGGGACCTGGTGTATGCGGCGGTGGAGTGA